One genomic window of Corynebacterium sp. sy039 includes the following:
- the nrdF gene encoding class 1b ribonucleoside-diphosphate reductase subunit beta encodes MLVRVIEGTLHKSKVFLRKKAAYMSVHDGSPQSSPTPVRAINWNNIPDEKDLEVWDRLTGNFWLPEKVPVSNDVKSWNTLNELEKQTTMRVFTGLTLLDTIQGTVGAISMVPDALTPHEEAVYTNIAFMESVHAKSYSNIFMTLASTKEINEAFRWSEENENLQQKAKIILSYYEGEDPLKKKVASTLLESFLFYSGFYLPMYWSSHAKLTNTADIIRLIIRDEAVHGYYIGYKYQRGLEKVEQQRRDELKEYAFDLLYDLYDNETQYSEDLYDNLGWTEDVKRFLRYNANKALNNLGYEGLFPADECRVSPAILSALSPNADENHDFFSGSGSSYVIGKAENTTDEDWDF; translated from the coding sequence GTGCTCGTTCGCGTGATTGAGGGTACGCTACATAAAAGTAAAGTTTTTCTTAGAAAGAAGGCGGCATATATGAGTGTGCACGACGGCTCTCCTCAAAGTTCTCCCACCCCAGTGCGGGCAATTAACTGGAATAACATTCCAGATGAAAAAGACTTAGAAGTATGGGATCGTCTCACTGGTAATTTCTGGTTGCCAGAGAAAGTGCCAGTATCTAATGATGTGAAAAGCTGGAATACGCTCAATGAGCTAGAAAAGCAAACCACAATGCGAGTATTTACCGGGCTTACTCTCTTGGATACTATCCAGGGAACCGTGGGTGCAATATCAATGGTTCCTGATGCCTTGACTCCTCATGAGGAGGCGGTTTATACCAATATCGCTTTCATGGAGTCAGTGCACGCCAAAAGCTATTCCAATATCTTCATGACTCTCGCCTCCACTAAAGAGATTAACGAGGCGTTTAGATGGTCAGAAGAGAATGAAAACCTGCAGCAAAAAGCAAAAATTATTCTTTCTTATTATGAGGGCGAGGACCCACTCAAGAAAAAAGTAGCGTCTACTCTCTTAGAGTCATTCTTGTTCTACTCTGGTTTCTACTTGCCAATGTACTGGTCAAGTCACGCTAAGTTGACCAATACTGCCGATATTATTCGGCTTATCATTCGCGACGAAGCGGTGCATGGCTATTACATTGGCTATAAGTATCAGCGTGGGCTGGAGAAAGTAGAGCAGCAGCGTCGTGATGAGCTTAAAGAATATGCTTTCGACCTGCTCTATGATCTCTACGATAATGAGACTCAGTATTCAGAAGATCTTTACGACAATCTTGGTTGGACTGAGGATGTTAAGCGTTTCTTGCGCTATAACGCTAATAAGGCGCTTAATAATCTTGGCTATGAAGGGCTATTCCCAGCAGATGAGTGCCGTGTCTCGCCTGCAATTCTTTCTGCGCTTTCGCCCAATGCCGACGAAAACCATGACTTCTTCTCTGGCTCTGGTTCTTCTTATGTGATTGGTAAGGCAGAGAACACCACCGACGAGGATTGGGACTTCTAG
- a CDS encoding ferritin, whose amino-acid sequence MSINEKLATALNNQVTAELEASLIYLQLSYVLDDLGLSGMRDWMKAQHAEELEHAQAFAQHLLDRDYTPQIGDIQPPKVDVNGPIDAFEAALAHEQKISGLIRELAALSDSVKDYDSRPLLDHFLNEQIEEESTVKEILDRLRIADSGSGILRIDAELGAR is encoded by the coding sequence ATGAGTATCAATGAAAAGCTGGCTACAGCACTAAATAATCAAGTAACCGCAGAGCTAGAAGCATCTCTTATTTACCTTCAGCTCTCTTATGTTCTCGACGACCTTGGCCTCTCCGGAATGCGCGACTGGATGAAAGCTCAGCACGCTGAAGAACTTGAGCACGCACAGGCTTTCGCTCAGCACTTGCTCGATCGTGACTACACCCCACAAATCGGCGATATTCAGCCACCAAAGGTAGATGTCAACGGTCCAATTGACGCATTTGAGGCAGCTCTTGCTCATGAGCAGAAGATCTCTGGTCTTATCCGTGAGCTGGCAGCTCTTTCTGATTCTGTTAAGGATTATGATTCTCGCCCACTGCTCGACCACTTCCTCAACGAGCAAATCGAAGAAGAATCCACAGTGAAAGAAATTCTTGACCGCCTGCGTATCGCAGATTCCGGTTCAGGTATTTTGCGGATCGACGCTGAGCTTGGCGCTCGCTAA